Part of the Corticium candelabrum chromosome 15, ooCorCand1.1, whole genome shotgun sequence genome, TAGCCCGTTCTTTGCCTGGGAAGGTAACTAACACAAATTCGCACTATACAATTCAGTTATTGGGCGGAGAAACACAAACTCCTGAATAATTCGTTCCCGGTGCATGTAACCAAACGTtctatctaattagctaaagacccggatataatcaacacacacacacacacacacacacacacacacacacacacacacacacacacacacacacacacacacacacacgtgtacagcTCTCCTTTAGAGAGCTCGGACCAGCAgttttggcgtgattgatgttacggacagacagatcaaaaattttaatttaaaaagttgtcTAATTGTCAAATTGCAGTAATAACCGGTATTGGTTATAGACTACGGTATGTCAATGTGGCATTCGAAGAACGATTGACTCCTACCTGCAAAtatagactcgagccagtctctcccctcCGGCCCCGCCGTTTCCCGGATTGGCACTCTAATCATGACCTGCCAAGTAAAAGTAGATCTGATGTCTCTGGTCCGAAGATGAAAACGGCGGCTGTCATTCTTAAATGGTGGGAGTGTCCCATAGAGTCAAATTTCGTCAAACCATTTCAAACTTGGGCATCCCTGTCCAGAGCGACTAGAATTTCTTTCGAGAGTTCAGTGGTCAAATCGCGCCGCTGCAGTCCAGGCATTCGCGCACTAGCCGTTCCGACGCTATGTGTATACAGACTCGTGTTTTAGGAGACAGTGTTCCTCGATTTTAATATTTTTGGCTGCGGTGGGCGTTTTTTGGCTGTAttatattgttgttattgttgttgttgttgttatgcaaataattatataggATTAATGTGATAATTTTACAGAATTGTTAAAATTACTACTTTTCTAAACTAATAACGTAGTTATTGTAGTTCTATGTTTGCCTGTGTTGAGTGCAGGAAGTGGCACTTTCTTAGATGTTACTGATGAAGCTAGGGTTGGACCTATGCGTTTTGGAAGTGGAGCAGCGTGGGCCGATTTTGATGCAGATGGAGATTTGGACTTGTATGTGACATCAGTTGGAGACACACGCCATTTTCTTTATATTAATCAAGTAAGCTATTGAATCTAAAATGTTTGCAGGGGCActtacacacgcacacacacacacacacacacacacacacacacgcacgcacacacacacacacacacacacacacacacacacacgcacatgcacacacacatgtacacacacacacacacacacacacacacatgcacacacacacacacacacacgcacacacacacatgcacacacgcacacatgcacacacacacacacacacacacacacacacacacacacacacacacacacacatgcacgcacgcacacacacacacacacacacacacacacacacacacacacacacacacacacaccagattTATAGACTCAACACATTGAACACTACCGCTAATCACAAAGAAGAACGTTTAATGTGTTGATTGAAAGTTATAAGTTTTGGTAGTTGTGATGGCATGAGAATATCTCTTATTTAGGGAGGACGATTTACTGAAGAAGCCATAGAAAGGAATTGTACAGGGTCACAGCCCGATGGTCGAAGGTTGTCTGGGATGACACCCAATGTTGGTGACTTTAACAGAGATGGTTATCCTGATCTTTACATCACAGAATGGATATTGCATCCTGAAGAAAAGGTTTTCAGCTTGGTCTTTATAGCTATGTTAGCACAGGATTGAAACATTATTCATATTGTTACTATATTGTTGCATATAGCATTCTTCATCAAGACTTTTCAAGAACGTGGGGATACAAAAACCAGGGTACAAttgcattgtgttgtatttgtgtgacCTATTTTGCTGTGTAAcctttttgtgtttgtcttatGATGTAACTGTTAACTTATTCTATATCAAACTGTAACTGCATATAACTGTACAATATCTGGCCTGTTTGTTGACCTGCATTCACTCTGCTTACATGGCTACTTTTTCTGATGCATGGATTGTACGTGTTATAGATTATTGTTCAATTGGGCATTTTTAGTTATTTTGAGGATGTGACATATCAAGCTAACGTTGATGTTGACAAGTTCACAACTTACAGCAAAGAAGCGCCGGGAACATTTACGTTTTGCTCATCAATGACTGTATGTATATGCCTTAATATTTTAAAAAGTCAGGTTTTGTATACATGTCTGTGAGCTTTGTTATAGGACTTTGATGAGGATGGTTGGCCAGAATTGTTGGTCACTACTGATTATGGAAATTCAAAGATGTTTTGGAACAACAGAAACGGAACTTTTCATGAATGCACTGAAGCGTGTGGACTCACAGCAAGAGTGGTGTGTCAGTCAACATTTGatttaattgttattatttgtgGCATGACAGACAAGTGAAACAAATGATGAGAAaacaggcattcaattattgttctgtttgtgtttgtaggatGCAATGGGTCACGCAATAGGAGACTGGAATGGTGACACTCATCTTGACTGGTTTTCTACAGGAATTCATGATCCCAAAAATCGCTGTAGCGAACTTGGCTGCTCATTTAGCACTGATGGGAATTCACTGTACAGAAATGCTAATGCAGGCGGTCACGGTCGATGgtttgttgatgttgctaACGAAATTGGTGTGGAAAAAGGCTGGTGGGGCTGGGGAACAACTATGTTTGATTTCAACAATGACAAATATATTGATTTTATTATGACAAATGGTAAGAACCAGAGATTTTGATTGATACAAAATAGAGGTCAATAGTATTATAGTAGTCAATATTAAGATCTATGGAAATTggaataattaataaattaaaatacaaatatttagAATTATATTGGTTGAATACTTGTATATTCAATAACAATTAAATAGAGTTAGAGATGATAAATGTAATTTAGTCTAGTGTAGCAAAACCaatttttatataatatatttgttcAATAATGGTCAAATGTACACGTATTGCAGCACTTTACAGACAGTAAGCTCTTTCATTGATTTAGAGTTTCAAGTACATATGATGAGTTTTTTAGGCTTTgactcaacaacaacaactacagatgATATGTATGCAACTGATCTCATGTTACTGTGGATGAATAGAGGACTTGAGGCAAACTTAACAACAGAAGACGTACAACACAGCGACAATGAAATATgaactaattaataacattGTAGCTATACATAGTGGTTGTTTAGGTGGCAAGAAATGTTGGTctcaacaacagcaaagaaGGTCGTGGTTTAGCAAAGTTTGATTTTGATGGTTACTTTGCTTGCAGTTGTTGTACGTTACCATGCAGTTTTGAATATGTGTGTGATAGGTGACGGAGATGAAGATGTTGTTGTCAGTCATTTGATTGGTAAGCCATCACTGTTTGAGAATGTTGGTGGAAATTGGAATTTCTGGCTTCGTGTCCGTGTTGTGCATCAGTATGCAATCACAGTACCATTTGATTGGCGGTAGCATGTGAAATGTGTGTTGTAAATTTAGGTGTCCTGGTCGGGTGTTTCAACTGTGTGACAGCCTGCATGCACGTGTCGAAGTGACATCAGCAGATGGATGgaaacaggtgtgtgtgtgtgtgtgtgtgtgtgtgtgtgtgtgtgtgtgtgtgtgtgtgtgtgtgtgtgtgtgtgcgtgcctgtgtgCTTGCCtgtgtgcgtgcctgtgtgcgtgcctgtgtgtgtgtgtgtgtgtgtgtgtgtgtgtgtgtgtgtgtgtgtgtgtgtgtgtgcatgtgtgtgtgtgtgtgtgtgtgtgtgtgtgtgtgtgtgtgtgtgtgtgtgtgtgtgtatgtgtgtgcatgtgtgtgtgtgtgtgtgtgtgtgtgtgtgtgtgtgtgtgtgtgtgtgtgtgtgtgtgtgcgtgtgtgtggtttgcACATGCAATTTTTGAATTTCTCATCTGGTTGATTCATTTACCAGACACAAGAGATTGGCTCTGGGGCTCACTTTATGGCACAGAACGAGATTGAAGCACACTTTGGATTAGGCAACAACTCGGATGGTGTCAGACTGTATGTGTACTGGCCTTCGTATAATACACATGTCACCTACACAAATGTTCTTCCAAACAATCAACTGAAAGTTGTTCTACCTAGAGTAGGGTAAGCATTTTTGAGCAGTCTTGATTATGGAATATTTAATTTACGGATTTCAATTGCATAGCCACAATCATGTAAACTCGACAATAAATTACAGACAACTGATTCATTGTCCACAACTCCAGATTGCATCTGTGGAAATAAAAGTTGAATCTCTTTTTGTCAAATTTACTCTATTTTAACTAAATTTTGTTCAGAGTGGCTTGGGTGCTTTTGTGTGGATTAATCCATCTCGTCAGACTATAGGTGTTAGGCTGGATGACTCTTCATTTGTGCAAGTTGTATTGTTGGAATACACCGTGACTGTCGATCCACCATATCTGGCAGATGGTCTCAATGCAACTGCTGTAGTTTATATAGAGATAGAAGAGACAGATGTTGTCACAGAACAGGATGGCCATTGCAACCATCAAGAAAAAGCTACATCTGCAAGGTCTCTTCATACTGtttaagatgaaacattggcgggaatttattttggcagtttgctaagaaattgaccgacaaagcatattggctGATTTTAATTTGGCGGTTCGACATCGTTGTTTTGATAACTGATAAATGTCTTACCCTAAGTggtcttgatgtgtttgtgattgacagctgtgttcatggctccatttccctaacttactgcatggtctccaactactgcataggcacaacagatggcAAGCAAGGATTACCTACCACCTTGCTGATTCATGTacctgatgacgtcaacatattcTGGAGGCTAAATTAATGGTGGATTTATATTGCCGGTTGCTGAAAATCTGCCAATCTGCCAAGATAAATTCCCCGCCAATAATTAATCTTATACAGTATTCTAATTTGTAGCTGCAAATGTTAGACAGTGAAATTAACGTCAAATGCTGTTGTAATTTGGCAAATGAAGTTTCTTGGATAAAATGCAGGTTTGAGGTCTAGTTGCGGCCAGGCTAGTTGTTGAAAATACCAGATAATATAGGCAGTTTTGCTAAGTTAATACTATATTTGTAACAAGCATTCATGTCAGGTAGAATCACCGGAATGAGCTGCAATTTGGCTGTTTGactaaatttcaatttttagatTATACACAATGCATTGTATAATTACTGGTGTTGATTTTATGGTATTAGTTTTAATACTGCAAGCGTATAAACATGAGAAATaagtaaattagtaataatcaAATTTATTAGAAATAAGTTAATATTATGtgattattttattattttaatcaATCAAATAATTTTAACTTTAAAGCATTCCCTTACACTGGAAAACGCCTTTTTCAGATTAGTCTGTAGAAGGCTCATAAAGGAAAATGCAGAAACCCACACATAAGCATCCAGAGCTGCATGGAGAAAGTAAATTTGGAAGTAACAAAAAGTGTAATGCAACAGTTTTGGACAATTTTGAGTCATGCAATGCAAGCTGTCTATGTAAGTAgaaaacaatatatatatatatatatatatatatatatatatatatatatatatatatatatatatatatatatattggaaACTGCTACATGGAATACGTTACCAACAGAAATGTTTCCGCACAAATGTTTAACATAACAAATAAATGACACATGTACAAGTTGCAATAATGCACCTGAAATGATAGAACATGTATGGGTTGTGGAGATTGTACACAATGGAGACAAACTATGCACAGAGTTTTCAGactatcaaaatttaaaatattgaaATCTGGAACAATGGACAAGACACCTGATACTTATATTAGAGAGATGTCAAAAGAAATGCCTTTTAAAGATCTGGTGTATTTTGCAATTTATAATTATAAGTAGTAACTCTGGAGATACtcattgtcatttcaattgcCCCTgcaataattaaaatacaggGAAAAAGAATGGAAGAACACTTAGCTTCACACAGTTGAGATAATAAAGTCTGATTTAGAATTGTCACTGCATCCAGGTGGACATAACAAATCAACCAGAACAaatataatatgaacaatgCAATATTGACAAGGATGTTTTGCGTATCAGTAGTTTTAAAttgttatcttaattaatcttTTATACATGATTGTGTTAATATTGACTGTAGTTAAAttgttatcttaattaatcttTTATACCTGACTGTGATGATCTTTTGAATGCATATATGTAAATAGATAGCAAAATACCATTTTGTGATATGTATGTTTTGtaaacaaaatataaatattgttAACAAGAGAAGTAATTTAAAAGATATAGTACAATTTGTAGTTTTACTAGTATTTGTTGCAGACGACTTGATGGCATTTCAAATAATCAGAATAGAACAATGCAAGGATCTGCTACAAGGCAGCTGGCTCGAGACATGCCATCACACTATGGAGATGGCATTGCCACTCCTGCTAGTCAATGCACAGCAGAAACGAGAAGTTCAAGACAATGTTATTTTTCAGGAGAATTTGCTGGTGAAGGCAGCACAAGACCATCTGCACGAAAAATCAGCAACAAACTCTTTCATCAGGTATGCACGTCAATTTAGTATAAAGCAGAAAGCTAGCATTACACAATGGTTTAAGAAACATCATGGATGGGTAGTTAGTTTTGTTTGACATATCactttaatattaatatatgcTTCAGTACTAAATATTGATGCTGTTTGATTTTAatgttttaaatttatttattaatatgcTGTGAGCATGTACTAAAGAGCCTCGGTTTGATATTGTATTGGTTGATCCGGAAAACATGAAGTGAATGCACTCCACTATCTATTAATTATATGTCCGTCAGTGCATGAATGGTATATAGTCCTTATGCAAGAAACTGTTTACTGTTAGTCTATAGACTTTTTGTGTTAGTTTTACATTAATGAGTAATTCATTATGCATAATACGTAAATTGTATCTGCTGTTTTAATTGTTGCACAGTTTAAGTATTTCAATATGCAGCTATTTATATTGTGTCTTTGAGATTAAAGACATGCCGTCAGAACGCCATTTAAGCGACATGTTAACTCAATGGGGACAGTTTCTTGTTCACGACACAGACTTTTCCAGCCCTCTACCAAGATTTGAGTTTCAGACGGTTAGAAGTGACGTTTGGGCTCCAATCTCAATACCAAAGGTTTCACAACTGCTTTCAGAATTTGAAATACTTCTTTGTGTAAACTTGTGTGGTTGCTGCAACTTTAGTTCGACGTTCACTTTGATCCTTATGGGACTGGGAATGAACACATGCCATTCATACGATCCACTTACGATCGGTTGGATTTGATTTAGAATCAAAGGTGCATGCTTGTTGTCTACCAGATGATTTTGTAGAGGCTGTTCTGGCAGAGCAGTGGGATTGCCACGTGAACAGATTAATAAAATTACGTCATACATTGATGCCTCTATGGTTTATGGTTTGTCTGAGGAAATAGTGAAGAAACTTCGGACCCTAACATATGGTAAAATGAAGCTACAGAACAATGGAATCATACCAGTAAGCACGTGGAATTATGAAATGACGTACTGAGAGTTTATGTTATTAGCAATTGATGTAATAGTTCAACACATTTGGTTTGGCTAATGACAATCCACTAGGCAGGCCAGCCACGACTCTGTTAGCAGCTGGTGACACTCGAAGTAATGTGCAGCCTGGACTCATAGCTCTACACTCACTTTTCGTTCGAGAGCACAACAGACAGTGTGATATCTACCTGAACAAGTTTCCCAACGTAAGATGTTAACATAGGTAGAGCTTGTATGTATAACAATGTACTTCttgtttcacacacacacacacacacacacacacacacacacacacacacacacacacacacacacacacacacacacacacacactgacacacacacacacacacacacacacacacacacacacacacacacactgacacacacacacacacacacacacacacacacacacacacactgacacacacacacacacacacacacacacacacacacacacacacactgacacacacacacacacacacacacacacacacacacacacacacacacacacactgacacacacacacacacacacacacacacacacacacacacacacacacaacacacacacacacacacacacacacacacacacaacacacacgcacacacacacacacacaacacacacacaacacacacgcacacacacacacacaacacacacacacacacacacacacacacacacacacacacacatgcacacacacacacacacacacacacgcacacacacacacacacacacacacacacacacacacacacacacacacacacacaatcaaatttACTGAATATGGCTGTAATGCATTGTGTGAGGAAGGTTATTATCTGCTTGACAGCAATTGCACATTTACACTTCAGTTCCTAATATGTATGACATATTTcaatattattttttgttgttgtgcagGCAACTGATGATGAAACATTTGCAGCTGCTCGGCAAATTGTCATTGCTGAAATTCAAGCTATTACGTTTCGTGAATTTCTACCAGCTCTGTTTGGTCGTGACATGCCACCGTATAGAGGATACGATCCGGAAGTTAACGCTGATGCTGGAAACAGCTTTGCTACTGCCGCATTCAGGTCGAGAAACAAAGAAGCACAAACTTCTATTATATTTACAATTTAGGTTACTTTAACAGATATGGACACAGTCAGGTGAATACTCATTTACTGCGATTTGATAAAGACTGGGATGTAATTTCGGAAGGACATTTGCCACTCAGAGACTCATACTTTGCTCCTGAGAGAGTTATACATGAAGGTGGCATTGAGCCTTTGCTACGAGGATTTGTCTATCAGCCAGCACAAGAGATAGACACTAAGGTACGTATACATAGTCAATAAATGTACAACAGTATATGAGATCATGCATTTGTGTGACACttttgtgtgcatttgttgttgtttgagtAGTACACTGACTATAATTAACCCATGAGTGGGAGGACATGTTGAcaaccagccagccagccagccagacggacagacggatggactgACAATTGCGACTGCAACCGCTAGAAGTAGGAGGTAGTTTTTGGCTGTCATTTGTTCTATAACCAAATGGTAATTCCTTACTTTACAAAAGATTATTACTACTTGTTCCTTATGCATATCACCTTATTCatatctaattagctaattcaACAATATGAgaaatgtgtgtatatacatgtatagatGGTAGACGACCTACGTAATGTATTGTTTCCTGTCGGTCGCCGAGACGGTTTGGATCTCGCTGCATTGAACATTCAAAGAGGTCGCGACCACGGCCTCCCAAGCTACAACCAAGCTCGTCGGTACCTAAAACTCCCTGGTAAACACAGCAAGACTTAtgatatattattttatttaccaATTGAATACCTACCTGTTAATAATTGACAGCACTAAAGAATTTCTCAGACATTTCATCGGATGAACAAACGGTGTCCATCCTGGAGCAACTCTACCCAACTGTCGATGATATTGATTTGTGGGTTGGGGGGTTATCTGAAGACAAACCAAACGGCAGCTCGTTGGGACAAACATTTGAAGTGTGAGCATTTTACTATATTAACAATATGCAATGCTGTACTTACATCGATGTTCAACGAAGGATTCTTCTTcacaattttttaaaatttcgTGACGGTGACAGATTTTGGTACGAAAGACTGCTGAGTGACAAGGTATCTGGAAAAGATGGTCTGATCATGATCATGATCGGTATTGATATAGATATGTTGTGTAGGAGATCGAGTTTGTGGAGAAGAACTTGACTTTGTCACAAATCATTTGTTTGAATACAGATTTTGATGACGTGCCGGAGAATGTGATGTTCTCAATGCAACGGTGTGCATTCGTTAGGCAACATCAGTGCATCTCGAAACCTGCACCCTCAGTGGCATGTCCACAACAGACTTAATTAAGGCTAGCACTATAGAGTAGCAGCTGGTTGACACTGTGtaatgtgtgtgcatgtatgtttaGTTCAACTTCAACCATCGTCCTTGTAACACGAGGCAGCTCTTTTAACATGCACGCTGTTCTCGAGTTGTTGGCTCTGACCATTAATAGATGTGAATAGTACACAAGTACAGCGTTTGTCTACGTTATTTGAACATCTGCAGTGTTTgctagacagacaatagacatcGAGTATGTGTGAGATTCTGGATATAGACAGAACATAGGTGTAGGAAGCAGGAGGGCCAGAAGGGGCACGTGCCTCTCCACTATTTTGGCTAAGTTTAATTTTGGCCAATATTTATTCAACTTGAGCCGTGTACCTGTCAAGTGACCTGCTAATATTTAGGGATGACAGACGTAGAAACTGATAACATTGACATGACATagcactatatatatatactgttttTCTGCTGTGTAGCATGCATACTAGTATATATGAATAATAATGACGCATTTAGGCAAATATGTACGTGCcccctcaaccaaatctaggtTCCTACACTGCTGCACAATACCGGGACAAAGGTGACCATCTGTCATGCGACAACTGGTCTTAGCCTTGACTGGTCCGGGGCTAAGGTGGCTATGGTTACAGTTAAAGTTTAAGGGTTAATGTCCTGGACTACTTGCAGCAATACCAGACCATCTCAACCACAATTAGTCTGGGGACCAGTTATGGCAGCCACAAGTGGTCCCCCGGACCAGTTAAGGCTGGGGACCAACTATAGCTTGACACATATTTGACAAAACCGTATTTAGTCCAAATTGTGTtgcaattaagagatgcattTAGTGTTTTTACATGTCTCAAAGTTACTACAGAACAATCATAACACGAGAGTATTGATAGAACTACTTGATTCTATCTACTTCATCTGTATACAGAACGAAAGGATGGATGCATGAGGAACTCTGACTACAACGTGCGGCTGCACTTGTTGCTTCTACACTTTTGCGTTTACAAAAATCCGACTTGAAATTTTCATCAGATGTAATTGATTTTTGGAAGCTTGGTTTGAATCCCATTCCAGTCACCAGATGTAACGTACTACATGTTACACCGAGTGCATGTCACGGTCATCTGTTGCCCTCATAGCACGGGGCACTTCTCTTGTCTACGAGAAGTAGACTATAGAATAGCACACAGAGTACAAAAACCTTAAATGTGGAGGCTATAGATCTATATATAGACAGCCAGTTATAATTACATTGATCACAGCTTTATAGACATACCTACTAGCTATACAGTTTTCTGACATCACATCTTAGGGTGGCTTCGTGTCGGCAGCACTAGCTAATATCACGGCTATAAAACTCATCAACATACATACCATGTAGACCATGTGCACATGTACGTAGTTTTGCTCCAGACTCTCGTAACTTTGATTCTTGATGCGTATGTCACTCGCAAGCGCGGGGATTGCGAGTAACGTACGGGAACTGGACATTGGCGAGGTCAcaagagtctggggacgagacTAGCAATTGACTATCAAAGAAGCTTAGCAGGTGAGGCTATAGTGCTCAAGTTAGTGTTGCTTTGTTTTTGTACTCTTGCTCTAAATGCAATTGATAATGTTTACAAAATTTCAGccaaatgcatgcacataatTCATACAATTGTCAAGGTATAACTAGCTTGTGAAATATTAGCTTGTGAAATATGACAGAGGCGGTTAAGCAATTATCTAGAGCATAAAATCAACCTCAACTCACATAGGCAACAATACTCAAACCAGCAGTTAGTTACAACTTTCATTCTCATCCAGTAAACGATCTCGTAATCCAGCCAGTACAATCGTACTACCTCTTCTCTTCAATTCCAACTCCAAGTCATCCTTGTCATACATGCTGTCATTTTCTGTTGTGATATATTTAGCTAAGACAGCTGGCCGAGATGATTCCATGTCATATGACATGCAAAGGCCTATTTTCTGACCAAGTCTGATCAATCGATCTCGTTTCTGGTAAGTCCACACAATCACTGCTACAATCCAAGGAATGTATATCAAGGCTGCTGTAAGCCAACGATGTGTTCCAACACCTGATCCAGCAGAAATTGAACTTAAACAGCAAAGATCAAACAAAAGCAGTAATTCGAATACATTATCAAATGTTGCCCGATAAGGCCAAGAAATCCCTTGTAGAAGCAGTACCAATGCTGAGCTCAGGATAAGAAGTGTATTTTTGAGAGCCTGGTCGTCCTGCCCAGGAACAAAAGTGTAGATCAGAGTAAACAAGAGCCTCCTTTCTAAGTCTACAGCACACCACCACCATCGGGAATCCTTGAAGGTTGAATAGCAAATATCTGCAAATGGCTTGAAACGTGTTGATCGCCGAAGCAATAGAACAACGATAGGAAATGGCAATACAAACAATCCAGCAACAAGGCAAGACCAGATAAAGAAACCGAGATGTGGATTCTCGTAGCAAGCATACCCCGGATCATCCACGAAACGATACGTTGAAGTAACAACATCAGAGGGTCTGAACTCAATGCATTGCATAAACCCAAAACAGACATTAGCAAGACTGAAGTACGACAACAAGATGATCAACCAGATTCCTCCCAGGCAAGAATGTCTAGACACATAACGTGAAATACGGCGAACTCGACCAGCAACCAGTGTGAACAATATGACCAATACGAGCATGTAGATCGATGGAACAAAGTGTGATGCCAATCTCTGAATAGCAGTAAAGTTGGAAGAGTAACACCTACCAAATGAAAAATCCAAATTGACGAGATGAATGATAAAGTAGGTTCCACTGTTATCATCCAAAAGTAAGGCCGACATCTATGCATACAAAGAGATTGAGGTACAACAAATCATACATCACGAACACAAAGACGTATATAACACAGCTTATTCAAAGCATACAACATGCTGCTTGAAGTTACACAGTACAAGTGGAACTATTTGATTCTTGATTTTATGATCATACTCACTTGTGTGAAGAAAAGTAGTGCAGCACCAAGTGGTGATATTGTTATGTTCAATAGAATGATAGCAAGTGCAATTACCAAGCCAAAGAAAAACGTGAAAAATATGATGAGACCTTGCTGGTCTTGACACTTGACACAATGCTGTAACAACATACATTTATGTATGAGAAGCAAGCATTTGTGGGTGACAAAACATCTCACCAGGGATGACGGTGTGACAGCATAGCCATCTTTACATTCACCGCATAATGGTCCCTGCCTGTTTTCACTACAAATGCCATCTGATTCGGTCCATGTTTCCATCTCcacttctttgcagaagtcgAGGACACAGTCGGCAAATGCCGCCTTCCTATTGACGATCACCACATTCATAGGAGGATCCACATGGCATGTCACTTCACTGCTATTTGGTTTGTAGTCAATGCGATTGCAATAGTCGgtttta contains:
- the LOC134191133 gene encoding uncharacterized protein LOC134191133 isoform X2, which gives rise to MTAFCALFYLIACSVRLGRGKLLQAIPILSNDFFELSTSGDAVQLRHDDQQQLWKSAVNVAELRLLRNDYIAYWEPQTCVEKRKSEGKSGVNESGVQVTFVDVAERVGFTHSYRLHAPARPHCLFDFNIPILNSSDFVRLKGEFCLPEQLSGAAAVGDYDADGLPDVFFTVFNGRSKLYRNNGSGTFLDVTDEARVGPMRFGSGAAWADFDADGDLDLYVTSVGDTRHFLYINQGGRFTEEAIERNCTGSQPDGRRLSGMTPNVGDFNRDGYPDLYITEWILHPEEKHSSSRLFKNVGIQKPGYFEDVTYQANVDVDKFTTYSKEAPGTFTFCSSMTDFDEDGWPELLVTTDYGNSKMFWNNRNGTFHECTEACGLTARVDAMGHAIGDWNGDTHLDWFSTGIHDPKNRCSELGCSFSTDGNSLYRNANAGGHGRWFVDVANEIGVEKGWWGWGTTMFDFNNDKYIDFIMTNGFDSTTTTTDDMYATDLMLLWMNRGLEANLTTEDVARNVGLNNSKEGRGLAKFDFDGDGDEDVVVSHLIGKPSLFENVGGNWNFWLRVRVVHQCPGRVFQLCDSLHARVEVTSADGWKQTQEIGSGAHFMAQNEIEAHFGLGNNSDGVRLYVYWPSYNTHVTYTNVLPNNQLKVVLPRVGHNHVNSTINYRQLIHCPQLQIASVEIKSGLGAFVWINPSRQTIGVRLDDSSFVQVVLLEYTVTVDPPYLADGLNATAVVYIEIEETDVVTEQDGHCNHQEKATSARRLDGISNNQNRTMQGSATRQLARDMPSHYGDGIATPASQCTAETRSSRQCYFSGEFAGEGSTRPSARKISNKLFHQIKDMPSERHLSDMLTQWGQFLVHDTDFSSPLPRFEFQTVRSDVWAPISIPKFDVHFDPYGTGNEHMPFIRSTYDRGCSGRAVGLPREQINKITSYIDASMVYGLSEEIVKKLRTLTYGKMKLQNNGIIPFNTFGLANDNPLGRPATTLLAAGDTRSNVQPGLIALHSLFVREHNRQCDIYLNKFPNATDDETFAAARQIVIAEIQAITFREFLPALFGRDMPPYRGYDPEVNADAGNSFATAAFRYGHSQVNTHLLRFDKDWDVISEGHLPLRDSYFAPERVIHEGGIEPLLRGFVYQPAQEIDTKMVDDLRNVLFPVGRRDGLDLAALNIQRGRDHGLPSYNQARRYLKLPALKNFSDISSDEQTVSILEQLYPTVDDIDLWVGGLSEDKPNGSSLGQTFEVILLHNFLKFRDGDRFWYERLLSDKEIEFVEKNLTLSQIICLNTDFDDVPENVMFSMQRCAFVRQHQCISKPAPSVACPQQT